A genome region from Sphingobium sp. WTD-1 includes the following:
- a CDS encoding DUF2490 domain-containing protein — protein MRRLSLCLFALFALPATAHASEDEQLWTTTSATVKLSDHWRLQQEIVARFSNDRNGLYEIESNTLVGYKLDKQVTVWAGYTHDPQYAGGDFTVMEHRAREQVTFDNILKLGPVSVSARMRMEQRWREGVDGTAWRLRPYVKLTLPFKEGGKTALILSHESFIDLNKTNFQRVQGEERMRNLIAITTPLAKNVNAEIGYLHQHGFRPDADDSNDNVASLSLSFSF, from the coding sequence ATGCGCCGCCTGTCCCTCTGTCTTTTCGCCCTGTTTGCGTTGCCTGCGACCGCGCATGCCAGCGAGGATGAGCAACTCTGGACCACGACCAGTGCGACGGTGAAGCTGTCCGACCATTGGCGCCTCCAGCAGGAGATCGTCGCCCGCTTCAGCAATGATCGCAATGGTCTGTACGAGATCGAGAGCAATACGCTGGTTGGCTACAAGCTCGACAAGCAGGTGACGGTCTGGGCCGGTTACACCCATGATCCCCAATATGCCGGCGGCGATTTCACGGTGATGGAGCATCGCGCCCGTGAACAGGTGACCTTCGACAATATCCTCAAGCTTGGTCCAGTGTCGGTCAGCGCACGGATGCGGATGGAGCAGCGCTGGCGGGAAGGGGTTGACGGCACCGCCTGGCGCCTGCGCCCCTATGTGAAGCTGACCCTGCCCTTCAAGGAAGGCGGCAAGACCGCGCTGATCCTGAGCCATGAAAGCTTCATCGATCTCAACAAGACCAACTTCCAGCGTGTCCAGGGCGAGGAGCGGATGCGCAACCTGATCGCGATCACCACGCCGCTGGCCAAGAATGTGAATGCGGAGATCGGCTATCTCCACCAGCATGGCTTCCGCCCCGATGCCGACGACAGCAACGACAATGTCGCTTCGCTCTCGCTCAGCTTCAGCTTCTGA
- a CDS encoding 8-amino-7-oxononanoate synthase: MSSEPFRTQLAALESRGRLRHLIPRAGRDFASNDYLGLASDPMIGQAVADAVARGVPVGSGGSRLLRGNAPEHEGLEAKAAEFFRTQASLFLANGFLANMALFATLPQRGDLIVADELIHASVHDGIRLSKATAVFARHNDLQSFADLITAFRAEGGKGRIWIAVETLYSMDGDMAPLGDLAKLAATHDAMLLLDEAHGTGVFGPGGRGLSAGLDGLHNVITLHTCGKAMGVEGALICGPRIHIDYLINRARPFIFSTAPSPLMAVAASAAIDRIETADNRRDRLATLRQDAVEAICAPLGLPRPRSQIIPLILGEDARTMAAAAALQEAGFDVRGIRPPTVPAGTSRLRISLSLNVGRADVIALGDVLRRVAR, from the coding sequence ATGAGCAGCGAACCCTTCCGCACGCAACTCGCCGCGCTTGAATCGCGGGGGCGCCTGCGCCACCTGATCCCCCGCGCCGGGCGTGATTTTGCCTCCAACGACTATCTTGGCCTCGCGTCCGATCCGATGATCGGCCAGGCCGTGGCGGACGCGGTCGCGCGCGGCGTGCCGGTCGGCTCGGGCGGGTCGCGCCTGCTGCGCGGCAATGCCCCGGAACATGAAGGGCTGGAGGCCAAGGCCGCGGAATTTTTCCGCACCCAGGCGTCGCTGTTCCTGGCCAATGGCTTTCTCGCCAACATGGCGCTGTTCGCGACCCTGCCACAGCGCGGCGACCTGATCGTCGCGGACGAACTGATCCATGCCAGCGTTCATGACGGCATCCGCCTGTCGAAGGCGACCGCGGTCTTCGCTCGTCACAACGACCTGCAAAGCTTCGCCGACCTCATCACCGCCTTCCGCGCCGAAGGGGGCAAGGGCCGGATCTGGATCGCGGTCGAAACGCTCTATTCGATGGACGGCGACATGGCCCCGCTCGGCGATCTCGCCAAGCTCGCCGCCACCCATGATGCGATGCTGTTGCTGGACGAAGCCCATGGCACCGGCGTCTTCGGCCCCGGCGGGCGCGGGCTTTCGGCCGGCCTCGATGGGCTGCACAATGTCATCACCCTCCACACCTGCGGCAAGGCGATGGGCGTGGAGGGCGCGCTGATCTGCGGCCCGCGCATCCATATCGACTATCTCATCAACCGCGCCCGGCCCTTCATCTTCTCGACCGCGCCGTCACCGCTGATGGCGGTCGCCGCTTCCGCCGCGATCGACCGGATCGAGACCGCCGATAATCGCCGCGACCGGCTAGCCACATTGCGGCAGGATGCGGTGGAAGCGATCTGCGCGCCGCTCGGCCTGCCCCGTCCACGCAGCCAGATCATCCCGCTGATCCTGGGCGAGGACGCGCGCACCATGGCCGCAGCCGCCGCCTTGCAGGAGGCCGGCTTCGACGTGCGCGGCATCCGCCCGCCGACGGTGCCCGCCGGCACCAGCCGGCTGCGCATCTCACTCTCGCTCAATGTCGGGCGGGCTGATGTGATCGCGCTCGGCGACGTGCTGCGCCGGGTCGCCCGATGA
- the bioD gene encoding dethiobiotin synthase, with translation MTRLIVTGTDTDIGKTVFAAGLAATLGAYYWKPIQAGVDPQGDKERVAALSGLPAQRILPEAYRLATPASPHLAARIDGVDISLDRLALPRVDGPLVVEGAGGVLVPVSESLLMADLFAYWGQPAILCARTGLGTINHSLLSIEALRARGVHVVGIAFIGDAHEENERIIPHIAGVPSLGRLPLLDPLDRDSLAAAFRAHIHLPDNFNGR, from the coding sequence ATGACCCGCCTGATCGTTACCGGCACCGATACCGACATTGGCAAGACCGTCTTCGCAGCTGGCCTCGCCGCGACGCTCGGCGCTTATTATTGGAAGCCGATCCAGGCCGGCGTCGATCCGCAGGGCGACAAGGAACGGGTCGCCGCCCTGTCCGGCCTGCCGGCCCAACGCATTCTGCCCGAAGCCTATCGCCTTGCCACGCCCGCCTCGCCGCATCTTGCCGCGCGGATTGACGGCGTCGACATCTCGCTCGATCGCCTGGCGCTGCCCAGGGTCGATGGGCCGCTGGTGGTCGAAGGCGCGGGCGGCGTGCTGGTGCCGGTCAGCGAAAGCCTGCTGATGGCGGACCTGTTCGCCTATTGGGGTCAGCCCGCGATCCTCTGTGCCCGCACCGGCCTTGGTACGATCAACCACAGTCTGCTCAGCATAGAAGCGTTGCGCGCGCGCGGCGTCCATGTCGTCGGCATCGCCTTCATCGGGGATGCGCATGAGGAGAATGAGCGGATCATCCCGCACATTGCCGGCGTGCCCAGCCTGGGGCGCCTGCCGCTGCTCGATCCGCTCGACCGGGACAGTCTGGCTGCCGCCTTCAGGGCGCACATACACCTTCCCGATAATTTCAACGGCCGATAA